From a single Candidatus Sulfotelmatobacter sp. genomic region:
- a CDS encoding co-chaperone GroES encodes MAKFSPLHDRILVRRVEEASTTRGGIIIPDSAKDKPQEGEVISTGKGRTNDEGKTFPLAVHEGDRILFGKYSGTEIKIDGEDYIIMKEEEVLGILTGASTPAKKELAGSRK; translated from the coding sequence ATGGCGAAATTTTCACCGCTTCATGACCGCATTCTGGTCCGTCGCGTGGAAGAGGCTTCCACCACCCGTGGCGGCATCATCATCCCCGACTCGGCCAAGGACAAACCGCAGGAAGGCGAAGTCATCTCCACCGGCAAAGGCCGCACCAACGACGAGGGCAAGACTTTTCCCTTGGCCGTCCACGAAGGCGACCGCATCCTGTTCGGCAAATACTCCGGCACCGAGATCAAGATTGATGGCGAAGACTACATCATCATGAAAGAAGAAGAAGTTCTCGGCATTCTGACCGGCGCCAGTACCCCGGCTAAGAAGGAACTTGCTGGCAGCCGCAAGTAA
- the tnpA gene encoding IS200/IS605 family transposase, with amino-acid sequence MAHTYISDLVHCVFSTKLRRNLITAEVQSDLWAFVGGIARKNGFKALIVGGTENHCHALLSLPATMPLAKAIQLVKGASSHWMNVKHTREFAWQEGYGAFTVGISQKDDTIAYIRSQVEHHRKRTFEEEFVAFLKKHGVEYDPQHVWG; translated from the coding sequence GTGGCGCACACTTATATCTCCGATCTCGTGCATTGTGTTTTTTCGACCAAGCTCCGGCGTAATTTAATTACAGCGGAAGTGCAATCCGATCTGTGGGCCTTCGTCGGCGGCATCGCTCGGAAGAATGGATTCAAGGCGTTGATTGTCGGCGGGACGGAAAATCATTGTCATGCATTGTTGTCGTTACCTGCGACCATGCCGCTGGCAAAAGCCATACAACTCGTGAAAGGGGCTTCATCGCACTGGATGAACGTGAAGCACACCCGAGAGTTCGCGTGGCAGGAAGGGTACGGGGCGTTCACGGTGGGAATTTCGCAGAAGGACGATACGATTGCATACATCCGGTCTCAGGTGGAGCATCATCGCAAACGCACATTTGAAGAAGAATTTGTGGCGTTTTTGAAGAAGCACGGCGTGGAATACGATCCGCAGCACGTATGGGGATGA
- the groL gene encoding chaperonin GroEL (60 kDa chaperone family; promotes refolding of misfolded polypeptides especially under stressful conditions; forms two stacked rings of heptamers to form a barrel-shaped 14mer; ends can be capped by GroES; misfolded proteins enter the barrel where they are refolded when GroES binds), protein MAKHIVHGEESRQAILRGVNLLADAVKVTLGPKGRNVVIEKKFGSPTITKDGVTVAKEIDLKDPLENMGAQMVREVASKTSDVAGDGTTTATVLAQAIYREGVKTVAAGANPMALKRGIEKAVTTIAGKLDKEGNRVNGEIDKLSKPVTGEMIAQVGTISANNDETIGKIIAEAMKKVGKDGVITVEESKTLETQLEVVEGMQFDRGYLSPYFVTDPERMEVALENAYILINEKKISSMKDLLPLLEQIAKSGKPLLIIAEDVEGEALATLVVNKLRGTLQVAAVKAPGFGDRRKAMLQDIAILTGGKAITEDLGIKLENVQISDLGQAKKITIDKDNTTVVEGKGKHAEIEGRVKEIRSQVEKTTSDYDREKLQERLAKLVGGVAVIKVGAATETEMKEKKARVEDAMHATRAAVEEGIVPGGGVALARCASVLEKVKAEGDEQIGINIVKRAITEPLRMIAENAGEEGAVVLGKVLEAKETNYGYNAFSNEYEDLVKAGVLDPTKVVRTALQNAGSIASLMLTTEALVAEIPEKKEAPAPGGHGGGGMGDMY, encoded by the coding sequence ATGGCAAAGCACATCGTTCACGGAGAAGAATCCCGTCAGGCGATCCTCCGCGGCGTCAACCTTCTGGCCGATGCCGTGAAGGTCACCCTCGGCCCCAAGGGTCGCAACGTAGTCATCGAAAAGAAATTCGGTTCGCCGACCATCACCAAAGACGGCGTCACCGTCGCCAAAGAAATTGACCTGAAGGACCCGCTCGAGAACATGGGCGCACAGATGGTTCGCGAAGTCGCCTCGAAGACGTCCGACGTCGCCGGCGACGGAACCACTACCGCCACCGTTCTCGCCCAGGCCATTTACCGCGAAGGCGTCAAGACCGTCGCCGCCGGCGCGAATCCCATGGCTCTGAAGCGCGGCATCGAGAAGGCCGTCACCACCATCGCCGGCAAGCTCGACAAAGAAGGCAACCGCGTCAACGGCGAAATCGACAAGCTGTCGAAGCCCGTCACCGGCGAGATGATTGCCCAAGTCGGCACCATCAGCGCCAACAACGACGAGACCATCGGCAAAATCATCGCCGAGGCCATGAAGAAGGTCGGCAAAGACGGCGTCATCACCGTCGAAGAATCCAAGACTCTTGAGACGCAGCTCGAAGTTGTCGAAGGCATGCAGTTCGACCGCGGCTACCTCTCGCCCTACTTCGTCACCGATCCCGAGCGCATGGAAGTTGCCCTCGAGAACGCCTACATCCTGATCAACGAAAAGAAGATCAGCTCGATGAAGGATCTTCTTCCGCTGCTCGAGCAGATTGCCAAGTCCGGCAAGCCGCTCCTGATCATCGCAGAGGACGTGGAAGGCGAAGCGCTCGCCACTCTCGTCGTCAACAAACTGCGTGGAACGCTGCAAGTCGCGGCCGTCAAGGCTCCCGGCTTCGGCGATCGCCGCAAGGCCATGTTGCAGGACATCGCAATCCTGACCGGCGGAAAGGCCATCACCGAAGACTTGGGCATTAAGCTCGAGAACGTTCAGATCAGCGATCTCGGCCAGGCCAAGAAGATCACCATCGACAAAGACAACACCACGGTGGTCGAAGGCAAGGGCAAGCACGCTGAGATCGAAGGCCGCGTAAAGGAAATTCGCAGCCAGGTGGAAAAGACGACCAGCGACTACGACCGCGAGAAGTTGCAGGAGCGGTTGGCGAAGCTGGTTGGTGGCGTAGCCGTGATCAAAGTCGGCGCCGCAACCGAAACCGAAATGAAGGAAAAGAAGGCCCGTGTGGAAGACGCGATGCACGCCACCCGCGCAGCCGTAGAAGAAGGAATTGTCCCGGGCGGCGGCGTGGCACTGGCCCGTTGCGCCAGCGTCCTCGAAAAGGTGAAGGCCGAAGGCGATGAACAGATCGGCATCAACATCGTCAAGCGCGCCATCACCGAACCCCTGCGCATGATCGCCGAGAACGCCGGCGAAGAAGGCGCCGTAGTTCTAGGCAAAGTACTCGAAGCGAAGGAAACCAACTACGGCTACAACGCCTTCTCCAACGAGTACGAAGATCTGGTCAAAGCCGGCGTGCTCGACCCAACGAAGGTCGTCCGCACCGCGCTCCAAAATGCCGGATCGATCGCCAGCCTGATGCTCACCACCGAAGCCCTGGTAGCGGAGATTCCCGAAAAGAAGGAAGCTCCGGCGCCAGGCGGACACGGTGGCGGCGGCATGGGCGATATGTACTAG